From Nitrospirota bacterium:
ACGTTGGGAACGCCGACCCGCAAGCCATTCAGGTCGCCGTGTCGGCCATGCAGTCGCTCGATTTCGTCGGGATGCCCGAGGGGTATCTCCCTCTTGCTCAGGCCACCACCTATCTGGCCACGGCCCCAAAGTCGAACGCGTCGTACAAGGCCTACTTAGAGGCCAAGGGGGACGTAAAGCGCATGGGAACGCTCGATGTGCCGGTCCATCTCCGGAATGCGCCGACCGAATTCATGGAGGGCCTGGGGTACGGGCGCGATTATGTCTATCCGCACGATGCGTCGGCGGCCGGAGTCCGCCAATCTTACTTGCCCAAATCACTGGAGGGTAGGCAGTACTATCGGCCGAAGCCGGTGGGTTACGAAGAGGAGATCGCCGAGAGGATGAAAGAATGGGATCAGATTCGAGAGAAGGCGCCCGATGGAACTCCCCGAAGCGGAAGTCGTTTGCCGACAGCTACAGGAAAAGCTGGCCGGTCGACGACTGAATGATCTCCACGTTCACACCGCCGGTTTCGTTCAGAATCCGGATCGGCTGGACCTGCGAGGGCTGGACGTCCGGGCGGTTCGGCGGATGGGGAAGCTTGGTGTCATTTCGCTTTCAAGAAACGGACGGGGCGAAAAACGGATCGTGGCGCTCCGGTTCGGCATGACGGGGCAGCTTCGTTTTCAATCCAGTGGAGAAACGGCGCTGAATCACACGCACGTTCGCTTCGTTTTCGGCGCATCCGAATTGCATTTTCGGGATGCGCGCCGGTTCGGAAAAGTGGTGGTGTTCGGCCGGGATCGATGGGAGGAGTGGGCGCGTTCCACCCTCGGGCCGGATCCCTTTGAAGTGGACCCCGGCGAATGGGCTGCTCGAGTCCGGGCTCATCGTGCCCCCATTAAGCACATCCTCCTGAATCAGAAGATCATCTCGGGGGTGGGGAATATCTATTCGGACGAGGCCCTGTTCGAGGCCGGAATCCATCCGCTTGCTCTCGGCCATCGCCTGCCCGTCACAGCCTTGAAACGACTGCACTCGTCTCTCACGGAAATCCTTCGTCGCGCCATTGCGTCGGGCGGGTCGACCATCTCAGACTTCGTCGACGTAGACGGCCATCCCGGACGGTTTCAGGAACAGCATCAAGTATATGGAAAATTCAGGCGGCCATGCCCAAAATGCGGGCGGCCGCTCCAACGCGTCCGCGAACCCTCGCGGAGTTTCACGTATTGCGAAAAATGTCAGAGAAGACGTCCGAAGTGATCCATGGGGCCAAGCATCCTGCAAACTGGGGAACAATCCCCGTTTGACATTCCGCGTCAAACGTGAGATAAAGTAAGGATCATGAAGAGAAACGGATTTCTCTCATTGGTTGCCGGTCTTTCCATTCTCCTTTATGCGTGTGGCCCCAAGCCTCCCACCCAGGAAATTTCCGATGCCCAGGCCGCGTTGGAAGCGGCGAGGAAGGCCGGGGCCGAAACGCTGTATGCCGAGGAGTACAAGACCGCGGAGGCCGCGCTGACGGAGGCCCTCGCCCGGCTGCGGGAGAAGAAATACGACGAAGCGAAAAAACTCGCCGTCGACGCGAAATCGAAAGCCGACGATCTCTCAGAGCGAATCAAGAAGCTGGCGCTGCCCCCGGTCGAAGCA
This genomic window contains:
- the mutM gene encoding bifunctional DNA-formamidopyrimidine glycosylase/DNA-(apurinic or apyrimidinic site) lyase; this encodes MELPEAEVVCRQLQEKLAGRRLNDLHVHTAGFVQNPDRLDLRGLDVRAVRRMGKLGVISLSRNGRGEKRIVALRFGMTGQLRFQSSGETALNHTHVRFVFGASELHFRDARRFGKVVVFGRDRWEEWARSTLGPDPFEVDPGEWAARVRAHRAPIKHILLNQKIISGVGNIYSDEALFEAGIHPLALGHRLPVTALKRLHSSLTEILRRAIASGGSTISDFVDVDGHPGRFQEQHQVYGKFRRPCPKCGRPLQRVREPSRSFTYCEKCQRRRPK